From the genome of Papaver somniferum cultivar HN1 chromosome 2, ASM357369v1, whole genome shotgun sequence, one region includes:
- the LOC113353246 gene encoding DNA repair protein recA homolog 3, mitochondrial-like, with protein sequence MEFLCHYHPNFATSPLKASAKQKSKSKSGSGSLTKEDAALQPALFKSKSKTKSSAGSLPKEDIALKPALPKSKAKSKSGAGDLAKQDIALRLSLSKSKPKAKSGAGKLPKEDIALQQALDKISASFGKGAIMWLGRQDTPKTVPVVSTGSFALDMALGVGGLPKGRVVEVYGPEASGKTTLALHVIAEAQKQGGVCAFFNAGHALDLGLAEAIGVNTTNLLLSQPDSCEQALSLVDTLARSGSVRVVVVDSVPPVLPEGELDGEMRNLDMAVQARLMSQLLRRLSHSLSLSQTILIFINEVSSHQEVSSLGTALKFYASVRLNMKKIGLVKKAEDVMTCSCYLNTKQCLNNKNRLNRTPKTVFR encoded by the exons ATGGAATTTTTATGTCATTATCATCCCAATTTTGCAACTTCTCCTCTAAAAG CCTCAGCTAAGCAGAAGTCCAAGTCTAAGTCTGGTTCAGGGAGTTTAACCAAGGAAGATGCAGCACTGCAACCAGCGTTGTTTAAGTCGAAGTCTAAGACTAAATCTAGTGCAGGGAGTTTACCTAAGGAAGATATCGCATTGAAGCCAGCCTTGCCCAAGTCCAAGGCGAAGTCTAAGTCTGGTGCAGGGGATCTAGCAAAGCAAGATATAGCATTACGGCTAAGCTTGTCTAAGTCTAAGCCTAAGGCTAAGTCTGGTGCAGGGAAACTGCCGAAGGAAGATATAGCTTTGCAACAAGCTTTGGATAAGATAAGTGCCTCTTTTGGGAAAGGAGCTATCATGTGGCTAGGTAGGCAAGATACTCCAAAGACTGTTCCTGTGGTGTCTACAGGGTCTTTTGCTTTGGATATGGCACTGGGCGTTGGTGGACTCCCAAAG GGGCGTGTAGTCGAAGTGTATGGTCCAGAGGCTTCAGGAAAAACAACTCTTGCTCTTCATGTAATTGCTGAAGCCCAGAAGCAAGGAG GTGTTTGTGCTTTTTTTAATGCTGGGCATGCACTTGATCTCGGACTAGCTGAGGCAATTGGTGTCAATACAACAAATTTGCTTCTCTCGCAACCTGACAGTTGTGAGCAAGCTCTTAGTCTCGTGGACACCCTAGCCAGGAGTGGTTCCGTCAGGGTTGTTGTTGTGGACAGT GTTCCACCTGTTCTCCCAGAAGGTGAACTTGATGGTGAGATGAGGAATCTAGACATGGCCGTACAAGCAAGACTGATGAGCCAGTTACTTAGGAGGTTGAGCCATTCTTTATCACTCTCTCAGACAATTTTGATATTTATTAACGAG GTCTCGTCGCATCAAGAAGTTAGTTCACTGGGTACTGCATTGAAGTTCTATGCATCTGTCCGGTTAAATATGAAAAAGATTGGCCTTGTAAAAAAGGCAGAAGATGTAATGACTTGTAGCTGTTATTTGAATACAAAACAGTGCTTGAATAACAAGAATAGGCTGAACAGAACACCCAAGACAGTTTTCAGATAA